One stretch of Arachis duranensis cultivar V14167 chromosome 1, aradu.V14167.gnm2.J7QH, whole genome shotgun sequence DNA includes these proteins:
- the LOC107493770 gene encoding DDT domain-containing protein DDR4, with protein MSQLCCEILTTNWDLPLLRQPSNADPRRRRNSNRPSRACVLRAASRLSGLFAAEPSPSIHRRKPKSGKKERRRAEEEEEEEEDEESPPLSPQQQQCAKIVTQLVEPPLSPSRMPRWNLRCMWELASVLNFLHLFRPLLNISLEFSAEEFETALLTPNDTLSDIHMPLLKAIPPIIRMALTRDTWITVLCRKLRDWWHWVADGDLPIVASHGTEIEVYKSLDPGVRLVILKALCDIRVEQEDIRNYIDNSLKHGVKLSTFRKERIGGDSHGISYWYEDDPVVGHRLYRETRKTEVIQMKKGKPRGSLVLSNTSYQWESVATNFDEFQDVSEKLFSSKNRTEISVGKKLKIDMLPEIEKVHKRKEKLLKKQQREALLLDNYMIADGLATGRSLRYRKPVTYTFDDYDKSINEAIKETKRKQPSPESMPKRELVAKPEAFSNGKWSGPSHSPQNLNFGWSSPKSPYSDDDEEDHITDPLDRTNRRRQRPKRYSDKEFLDPVSDNDADFDSDDDIVGEAVYDEEYLKKRKQRRKHSSSSEGDEEYQWDEDNVEEEEEEEEEEEEEDDDDDEDSLSISEDSDKPRKFKALRGRTTRDSKRRPVNDFQSGLRRSKRSTRNRVNYRQYEASESEQEFIKPEKSNTSADHSDPSENGEYMMESEDSDRNDDEDQEMKVEEQPATYPIVEENEQNAPPEKSSSPGQEEVESIGKHHFLDLNELAPSSGFDDGPNTIMKDEDNE; from the exons GGATCTCCCCCTCCTCCGGCAACCGTCCAACGCCGATCCTCGTCGTCGCCGGAACAGCAACCGCCCCTCTCGCGCGTGCGTCCTCCGCGCCGCTTCTCGCCTCTCAGGTCTCTTCGCCGCGGAGCCTTCACCGTCGATCCATCGGCGGAAGCCGAAGTCCGGGAAGAAAGAGCGCCGGCGggcggaggaggaggaggaggaagaagaagatgaggagTCGCCGCCGCTGTCGCCACAGCAGCAGCAATGCGCGAAGATCGTGACGCAGCTCGTGGAACCGCCGCTGTCGCCTTCGAGGATGCCGCGGTGGAACCTCCGGTGCATGTGGGAGTTGGCTTCGGTGCTCAATTTTTTGCAT CTGTTTAGGCCACTTTTGAATATCTCACTTGAATTTTCTGCTGAAGAGTTCGAGACTGCACTTCTTACTCCCAATGACACTTTGAGTGATATACATATGCCTTTGCTTAAG GCAATCCCTCCTATTATACGCATGGCACTCACACGTGATACTTGGATAACTGTATTATGCAGAAAATTGAGAGATTGGTGGCATTGG GTTGCTGATGGGGATCTTCCAATTGTTGCGTCACATGG GACGGAAATTGAAGTATATAAATCGCTTGATCCAGGGGTTCGTCTTGTGATCTTAAAAGCATTATGTGACATTCGTGTTGAG CAAGAAGATATCCGGAATTATATTGACAACTCCCTCAAACATGGTGTTAAACTTTCAACATTTCGTAAAGAGCGAATTGGAGGTGATTCACATGGAATTTCTTATTG GTATGAAGATGACCCAGTTGTTGGTCACAGGCTGTATcgagaaacaagaaaaactgAAGTGATTCAAATGAAGAAAGGGAAACCAAGAGGTTCACTGGTTCTTTCTAATACATCATACCAGTGGGAATCTGTAGCTACCAATTTTGATGAATTTCAAGATGTTTCT GAGAAGCTTTTCTCAAGTAAAAACAGGACAGAGATCTCTGTGGGGAAAAAGCTAAAGATAGACATGCTTCCTGAAATTGAGAAAGTCCATAAG AGAAAGGAAAAGTTGCTGAAAAAGCAACAGAGAGAGGCCCTTCTTCTTGATAATTACATGATTGCTGATGGTCTTGCTACCGGACGTTCACTGCGTTATAGGAAGCCTGTTACCTACACTTTCG ATGATTATGATAAGTCCATAAATGAGGCAATCAAAGAAACCAA ACGGAAACAACCATCCCCAGAATCCATGCCCAAGAGAGAGTTGGTAGCAAAACCGGAAGCTTTTAGTAATGGTAAATGGAGTGGTCCTTCACATTCCcctcaaaatctgaattttggTTGGTCATCTCCAAAATCACCTTactctgatgatgatgaggaagacCATATAACGGATCCACTTGATCGAAC AAATCGTCGAAGACAGAGACCGAAGCGGTATTCAGATAAAGAGTTCCTTGATCCTGTATCAGATAATGATGCTGACTTTGACAGCGATGATGATATTGTTGGAGAAGCTGTATATGATGAAGAGTATCTCAAGAAGCGTAAGCAGAGAAGGAAGCATTCTAGTAGCTCCGAAGGAGATGAAGAATATCAGTGGGATGAAGATAATGtcgaagaggaagaagaggaagaggaagaggaagaagaagaagatgatgatgacgatgaagATTCCTTGAGTATCAGTGAGGACAGTGACAAACCCCGCAAGTTCAAGGCATTGCGAGGCCGTACTACGAGGGATTCTAAACGCAGGCCTGTCAATGATTTTCAATCAGGTCTAAGGCGCAGTAAGAGGTCAACCCGAAACCGTGTAAATTACCGACAATACGAGGCGTCTGAATCAGAACAAGAGTTTATTAAACCTGAAAAGTCTAATACATCAGCTGATCACTCAGATCCCAGTGAGAATGGGGAATATATGATGGAAAGTGAAGATTCCGACCGGAATGATGATGAAGACCAGGAAATGAAAGTAGAAGAGCAGCCTGCTACTTACCCCATAGTTGAAGAGAATGAACAAAATGCACCTCCCGAAAAGTCAAGTAGTCCTGGTCAGGAGGAAGTTGAGAGCATCGGAAAGCACCATTTCCTTGATTTGAACGAGCTCGCCCCTAGCTCGGGTTTCGATGATGGTCCAAATACAATAATGAAAGATGAAGACAATGAATGA